The following are encoded together in the Pelotomaculum isophthalicicum JI genome:
- a CDS encoding DUF5681 domain-containing protein — protein sequence MPFEKGRSGNPKGRPKQTAEQKSQKEQFQRLLKSSTVEALQSIIQIANDRYNKDRFNACKYIIDKAYGANTAFLLDGTEDTAPTVIRIVPYGKENEDWDEDDWEDEWNNAPDENEDE from the coding sequence ATGCCGTTTGAGAAAGGCAGGTCTGGGAATCCAAAAGGCAGGCCTAAGCAAACCGCAGAGCAGAAATCACAAAAGGAGCAATTTCAGAGGTTGCTTAAATCTTCTACCGTTGAAGCTCTGCAAAGCATAATCCAGATTGCCAATGACAGATACAACAAGGACCGATTCAATGCTTGTAAGTACATCATTGACAAGGCTTATGGTGCAAATACTGCTTTTCTTTTAGACGGTACAGAAGATACTGCTCCTACTGTGATTAGGATTGTTCCATACGGTAAAGAAAACGAGGACTGGGACGAAGATGACTGGGAAGATGAATGGAACAATGCCCCAGATGAAAATGAGGACGAATAA